TGGAACAAAACCGGTGGGATGATTTGCCTGGAGAAGTTTATGGGCAAGGATTTTTAAAGAATTATGGGCGACTTGTCGATCTCGATGGGGACGCACTTGTGGAAGAACGCCGACGTCAAATTGGACAGCCCATCGATCATCCTCCCATTTTGCCGATGGAGCCTCTGGCCAGAACGGGATTATATACGCATAGTACGAGCCGATCACTGCGTTCAGAACCCCCTCCACGCAAACGCCGGTTTAGTCGCGAATCGGGAGAAGCCCCCGACTATTCCAGTCCGTCTATTTTAGTGTGGTTGTTAGTGGCATTGGCAGTACTGTTTGTGGGAGGACTCATTATGCTGCAGCATTCTGCTCGCCATACTCATGCGCATGTGGCAACAAAACCGGCGCAGCCTTCATCAACGCATCACGCGAAAAAGGTGACAACATCGGCATCGCACCATAGTACAAGCGCCAATTCTGTGAATATTAGCCTTCAGAGCACGAGTCAAAGTGGGAAACTTTTTTATGCGAATTACACGGTCAGTAAGACACCTATTTCAGTCAGTTTAAGCTTTACCAATGATTGCTGGGTTGAAGGCATCGTGAATGGGGTGCCCCAACCAGGGAAATTGTATTATGGAGGACAACAGGTGACATTTCGTGGGTCACAGTCGGTCGGCGTGATTTTGGGTTCCCATGCGGTTAACGTGAGTGTGGATGGACAAAATGTTCCGCTGCCGAGTCCGAGTTATGTGCTCGATATGACTTTTCAAGGGTAATCGCATGCTTTTCATGAAGTCGGTCACAATAAGGAAAAACCGACAGTGAGGGAAGAGCATGCTGAATTTTGTTTCCACACTTATAGCGGTTGGGTTGACAACAAGACCAGCCGCTTATCACCATTCCATTAAATCGGCGGTTTCTCGGTCCATTTCTCAGCCCCATGTCGTTTCGCAACAAGGCCCGCATATTACCGCGCGTGGGGCCATTCTTATGGATGCGCGAACGGGAGCTATCATGTATGAGAAAGATGCATTTCGGCAACTGGATCCTGCTAGTGTCACCAAAATGATGACAGCCATTTTAGTTATTGAACATGGCCATCTATCTAAGACCGTGACGATATCGCGAAATGCAGCCTATACGGTGGGATCTGCACTGCATATTGCTCCAGGACAAAAATATACCATCAATGACCTGCTTTATGGACTGTTAATGAGATCAGGCAATGATGCCTCGGTGGCCTTGGCTGAAGCTGACGCTGGTTCGGTCTCAAAATTTGTTGCGCAAATGAACATGAAAGCGCAAGAATTAGGAGCATTTAATACCCAGTTCGAGAATCCTAATGGACTCACCAAGCCGGGGCATTTTTCGACGGCCTATGATTTAGCGTTGATTGCACGCTATGCGATGACCCTTCCCGTATTTCGTAAGATTGTGGCCACCCGCGAAGGGCAGATCATGGAACTGCGTCACAAAACAAAACGAATCCTGCACAATACCAACCAGTTACTCTATACATTTCCCGATGCTACAGGCATCAAGACCGGAACCACGGATGCGGCCGGTAAATGCTTAGTCGCATCGGCCACGCGCAATGGTCAGGACTTGATTGCTGTGGTTTTACATAGTCAGGATCGCTATGCGGATGCTAAAAATTTATTAGTGTGGGGATTTGAACACTGGTCAACAGCGGAAATTTTGCGTCCTGGCGAGGAAGTTGCACGGGTTTTGGTGCGAAAAGGCCAAAGCCCCACCGTGCCAGTGCAGGTAACGAAACCCGTATGGTTGTCGTTGCCTAATCAAGAAACCTATCAGATCTATGTGCGCCCCATTGCGCTGAATGCACCTGTTAAACGCCATCAACCAGCGGGTTTTGTCTCGGTGGTTGCCACCGGCCAGCCGGCTTACGTGACAAGTTTGGAAACAATGCAGGCTGATGGCGTGAAAACGGTGCGACAGTCATTTGGCCAATGGCTCCGTTCCCGGTTTAGCCGCGGTAAATAGGTTTGCCATAGGTCAATAATTGTTTGAGAGTCACTAATTTATAGCCTTTTTCACGTAATGATTGCAAGATCGTGGGAAGGGCTATATCGGTTTGTTTGCATGTGTCTGAAGCATGCATCAGGATAATATCGCCGGGATGAATGCGGGTGGTCACCCGTCGAATAATGGTGGCAACGCCTGGGTTCATCCAATCTAGTGAGTCAGTTCCCCAGGTGACCGTGGTATAGCCAACTGACCGGGCTGCTAAAATCGAGCGGCTATTGAAATCGCCATTCGGTGGCCGAACAAAAGTGGGTTTTTGCCCAGTGATATGTTGGATAACCTGATCGGTTTTCATCAGGTTATCGACAATGCCTTGGTTGGATAGTCCCGAATAATTGACATGGGCCCAACCATGCGATTCGACTTCGATGCCCGCCTGTGCATAGGCTTTAACAATATCCGGATGCTGTTTGGCCCACGGCCCGGAGACGAAAATGGTGGCGGGTACGTGGTCGGTTTTTAAAATCGCAAGAACTTTGGGAGGCATAACTGTTCCCCATGAAATATCGAAGGTCAGGGCTGCGACTTTTTGGTTGGTTTCAACATCTCGCAGCGAGTACCGATCTTGGGGGGGTAATGTCGCAGCTTGGGCTGAGGTCGTCATGTCGTAACCTGTAGCCCATAAGCCGACTGTCATCACGGTGGCCATGATTACGGCAACAATCAGGTAACGCAATGCCTTGCGACTAACCGTGATAATGCGCACAATAAAAACCTCCTTCACGCTCATAGCAGGGGGAACGATCACAATGTCCTGCATAGTAGCATCATAGTTGGCAAACTTTGCAAATAGAACGTCGACAAGAGTTTGCCTCTTTATTTTCCCGCTTGGCTACGCTATGATACGTGCGAGGTGATTGTCGTGACGACAAAAGTTGGGATGGTGTCTTTAGGCTGTCCCAAGAACCGAGTAGACTCTGAAGTGATGCTCGGACTATTAGAAGAAGCTGGTTATCAATTAACTCCAGAAGCCCAGGAAGCGGATGTGTTAATTGTCAATACGTGCGGATTTATCAATTCCGCTAAACAAGAATCTATTGATACCATATTAGAAATGAATCAATATCGCGAAAAGGGACAACTTAAAGCACTCGTCATGGCGGGATGCCTTTCCCAGCGATACCAACAAACCCTGTGGGACGATTTGCCGGAGGTCGATGCCATGGTCGGCACTGGTGAGTTCCACCGGATCGTGGAAGCGGTGGAAGGGGCATTGCACGGTACACGACCCCATTTTTGGGGAGAAATGCCGGTGAGCGGCATGAAGACGTCCCGGAAACTTACCACACCCCATTACACGGCATACTTAAAAATTGCCGAAGGATGCGATCACAGCTGCAGTTTTTGTGCCATTCCTCAAATGCGTGGGGGATATCGAAGTCGCCCTCTTCAGGACATCATTGGCGAAGCACGGCAACTCGTTGCATCGGGCGTCCGCGAATTAATCCTGGTTGCGCAAGATTCTACCATTTGGGGTCATGATTTATATGGACATCCCGAGCTGCCACGTTTGTTGTATGCGTTGCAGGAAATTCCTGATTTGGTCTTTGTGCGTATTATGTATAGCTATCCAACGCAAATTACTCCGCAATTAGTGCACGCGATGCGCGATTTGCCGGTAGTAGCTCCTTATCTCGACATGCCCTTACAACATGCACATCCCGATTTACTTCAAAAAATGGGCCGGCCATTTCGTCGGGACAAGACAGAACGCGTTATTCACATGATTCGTGACGCAATTCCTGACATTACGCTTCGCACGACATTTATTGTCGGGTTTCCGGGTGAAACTGACGAACACTTTGAGACGTTGTTACAATTTATTCAAACGATGCAATTCGATCATGTTGGAGTCTTTACCTATTCGCATGAAGAAGGAACCCGCGCCGAAAAATTGGGTGACCCGGTTCCAGAATCGGTCAAACAACGACGCCGTCGCGAAGCCATGTTGGTGCAAAGAAAGTTGGTGGGATCAGTGCGGGGGCGTCATATCGGTCGCGTCATGCCGTTATTGATTGAAGAAACGGGTGATACCGTGAGCGTGGGACGGGGAGCTACGGATGCTCCGGGGATCGATGGCGTGACCTATGTGAAGGGACGGTATGCTCCTGGACAGGTCATTCCCGTTCGAATTTCTGGAACGCGCGAATATGACTTGACAGCGGAGGCTTTGATGTGAACGTCGCCGATTATGTGACGTTATCCCGGGTTGTTTTGACGCCGGTAGTGATCGCCTGCTGGCTTGAGCCATCGGCCCAGTGGCATTGGTTTGGCTTGGCTATCTTTATTGTGGCGGGATTGACAGATTTTATCGATGGCAGACTCGCCCGGCATCTTACGCATACGACGCGAGTTGGATCTTATCTGGATCCTCTGGCCGACAAGATTTTAGTTCTGGGAGCCGGCTTAGCATTAATTGCCACGGGCCGGCTTTCCGCCTGGCTTCTTTTTATTGTGTTACTGCGCGAATTAGCCATCACGGGTCTGCGGTCGGTATTACCGCCGGGTACCACGATGGCGGCGAGCTATCCCGCAAAATGGAAAACTACTAGTCAGCTGTTTGCCTTAGGCGCTTCCGCTGTATTGGGGGGATGGGTGGCCGATGGATTTTGGGCTGTGGCTATCATTTTAACGATTTGGACCGGTTGGGAGTATTTTTACCACTATTGGCCTAAAAACTGATAACCTTGCCCAACTTTGTTGGATTCCTCCTATTTAGACAAGCATTGACGCAACCAAATAGAATAATGCTGTGATATACTGCCCAGTGTTCAGCGTTTTATTCAGTTTCATAACTCAATCGTAAAGGAGGCGAGTCGGGATGATGAAGTTTTCTGTCAAACAAGTTTTCATGATTTTTGTTGTATTTATTGCGGTTTTTGCTATCTTACGAGGTGTCCAATGGATTTATCTTCGCTCTGCCATCCGCTCGCCTCTGATGCAATCCATTAGTCGGATTCATGGAGTACGCCAGGTTCAGGTGTCCCCGCAAGATATCGTGACGGTCACTTTAACAAAAGATGCCAACCTTATGACAACCTATGAGGCGATTGACAATACGAGCTCCCAAATTACAGGACATAATCCCCGTCAGATTATTATCCGCGACCATGCCAGTCCTACGATGAATGCAATGGTCAATACGTTACGATTAATCATTGCGCAGGGAGAAGCGACAGGACAATATGTCGCGATGAATAAAAGCATTCAAACTTTAGCTAAAGATCATCACATGACTGCTACGGTCGAGTTAGGCAACCATCATATTTTCGTGACCTTACAATCGCATAATCATTGGCTGGATCAAGTTATGCCCTTAAGATTAGGGGGTGGGGGAGCATGATAAGGGAAATTATCGTCGGAACAGTGTTAGCTCTTCTAGTATTTTTAGGTCTTGATGGGGTCGATATTTGGCCATTGGTCTTATTGTTGGGTCTCGGCATTGCTGTCTATGCCACGGGCATTTTGAACAGGTTGGGAACGCGCAATACTCGAAAAATTCAGGTCAGCCAAGTATCAACATCGTTTCAAGATATTGGGGGCCAGCAAACGGCCAAAAATGAATTAAAGGAAGCACTCGAGTTCATTTTAAAACCGGAAGTCATCAATCGCCTTGGAATTCGTCCTTTGAAAGGAATCTTATTAACCGGTCCTCCAGGAACGGGAAAAACCTTATTGGCCAAGGCCGCAGCACAATATACCGAATCGGTATTTCTTTCGGCGTCGGGGTCGGAATTTGTTGAAATGTATGCAGGAGTTGGCGCGCAACGAGTGCGACAGTTGTTTCAAGATGCTCGCAACCTGGCGCGTAAAGAAGGCAAAACCAGTGCGATTATCTTTATCGACGAAATTGAAGTGATGGCGGGAAAACGGGGCAGTAATCAATCCCATTTAGAATATGATCAAACGCTCAATCAATTGCTTGTAGAAATGGATGGGATGCCAGTTCATGGCGATGATGTACGAATTTTGGTCATGGCTGCCACTAATCGCGTCGACTTATTGGACCAGGCTTTAATGCGGCCCGGACGGTTTGACCGGCTGGTTCGCGTCGACTTGCCTGATCGTGAAGGACGCCTGAGTATTTTGCGATTGCATACGCGTAACAAGCCCTTAGATGCGAATGCTGATCTTGAGACTATTGCCCGGGAGACATTTGGTTTTTCTGGGGCTCACCTTGAAAGTGTGTGTAATGAAGCGGCAATTTTGGCGATGCGTGACAACGCGGAATTCATTACTACCCATCATTTACGTCAAGCCGTAGACAAAGTGATGCTTGGTGAACGTATGGACCGGACACTGCGGCATGAAGATCTCAAGCGTGTTGCAATCCATGAAAGTGGTCATGCGATTGTGGGAGAACTGGTTTCCCCCGGTTCCGTGTCATCCATTACGATCGCTCCACGCGGAATGGCGCTGGGATTTGTACGTCATGCTCCCGAGGATGACCGGCTGCTTCAGACAGTATCGGAATTGAAAGCGGAGATTCAAGTGCTGTTGGGCGGTTCAACGGCAGAACGTACCATTTTGGGAGAACAAAGTACTGGAGCAGCCAATGATTTTGAAAAAGCGTGGGATGTGGCTCGGCAGATGGTTCTATCAGGATTATCGCCGCTCGGTGTAATTCATGAGGAAGCTTTATCGGCTGATCTACTCTATCAGACGATTCGAGACATTATTGCCGAACAACAGACCATTGTGGATGAACTGATTAGCCAGCACAAAGAAGAATTATTAACGCTAGCTGACAATCTTTTAGAACATGAAACATTACCGGGTGAGGCTGTTCGGTCCTTAGTAGCCTCATGACAACTCGCGGGCGCGGGATGTTCGCGCCCGTTTTTCTTTGACTCCCACCAAAAGCCACCGGATTTGTCAGACAGTTGTATTTCTACCCTAAATATGGCATGATCATAATACCTGATAGTACGGAGGGACAGGCGTGTTTAATCTTGCCGGCCTCGTGGCGGTAGGCGATGAAGTTTTAAGCGGTGAAGTGATCAATTCCAATGCCGCGTGGCTGGCACAACAGCTGTTATCGGTCGGAATTCATACCAGATGGCACATGGTTGTCGGGGATGATGTCACGGCCATATCGCAAGCATTAGAGTGGATGCATCAGCATGTGGATCTCGTGATTGTGATAGGAGGATTAGGCCCGACCGCCGACGATCTGACCAAAGACGCCGTAGCTCGCTATTATCACCGGGATCTCATCGTAGATTCGACCACGATAGATCAT
The Sulfobacillus thermosulfidooxidans DNA segment above includes these coding regions:
- a CDS encoding polysaccharide deacetylase family protein, which produces MSVKEVFIVRIITVSRKALRYLIVAVIMATVMTVGLWATGYDMTTSAQAATLPPQDRYSLRDVETNQKVAALTFDISWGTVMPPKVLAILKTDHVPATIFVSGPWAKQHPDIVKAYAQAGIEVESHGWAHVNYSGLSNQGIVDNLMKTDQVIQHITGQKPTFVRPPNGDFNSRSILAARSVGYTTVTWGTDSLDWMNPGVATIIRRVTTRIHPGDIILMHASDTCKQTDIALPTILQSLREKGYKLVTLKQLLTYGKPIYRG
- the pgsA gene encoding CDP-diacylglycerol--glycerol-3-phosphate 3-phosphatidyltransferase, whose product is MNVADYVTLSRVVLTPVVIACWLEPSAQWHWFGLAIFIVAGLTDFIDGRLARHLTHTTRVGSYLDPLADKILVLGAGLALIATGRLSAWLLFIVLLRELAITGLRSVLPPGTTMAASYPAKWKTTSQLFALGASAVLGGWVADGFWAVAIILTIWTGWEYFYHYWPKN
- a CDS encoding AAA family ATPase → MIREIIVGTVLALLVFLGLDGVDIWPLVLLLGLGIAVYATGILNRLGTRNTRKIQVSQVSTSFQDIGGQQTAKNELKEALEFILKPEVINRLGIRPLKGILLTGPPGTGKTLLAKAAAQYTESVFLSASGSEFVEMYAGVGAQRVRQLFQDARNLARKEGKTSAIIFIDEIEVMAGKRGSNQSHLEYDQTLNQLLVEMDGMPVHGDDVRILVMAATNRVDLLDQALMRPGRFDRLVRVDLPDREGRLSILRLHTRNKPLDANADLETIARETFGFSGAHLESVCNEAAILAMRDNAEFITTHHLRQAVDKVMLGERMDRTLRHEDLKRVAIHESGHAIVGELVSPGSVSSITIAPRGMALGFVRHAPEDDRLLQTVSELKAEIQVLLGGSTAERTILGEQSTGAANDFEKAWDVARQMVLSGLSPLGVIHEEALSADLLYQTIRDIIAEQQTIVDELISQHKEELLTLADNLLEHETLPGEAVRSLVAS
- a CDS encoding helix-turn-helix domain-containing protein; amino-acid sequence: MDTSANNGPVNIGQVLNQARIRRRLSIDQVSEALHIRREYILALEQNRWDDLPGEVYGQGFLKNYGRLVDLDGDALVEERRRQIGQPIDHPPILPMEPLARTGLYTHSTSRSLRSEPPPRKRRFSRESGEAPDYSSPSILVWLLVALAVLFVGGLIMLQHSARHTHAHVATKPAQPSSTHHAKKVTTSASHHSTSANSVNISLQSTSQSGKLFYANYTVSKTPISVSLSFTNDCWVEGIVNGVPQPGKLYYGGQQVTFRGSQSVGVILGSHAVNVSVDGQNVPLPSPSYVLDMTFQG
- the rimO gene encoding 30S ribosomal protein S12 methylthiotransferase RimO, yielding MTTKVGMVSLGCPKNRVDSEVMLGLLEEAGYQLTPEAQEADVLIVNTCGFINSAKQESIDTILEMNQYREKGQLKALVMAGCLSQRYQQTLWDDLPEVDAMVGTGEFHRIVEAVEGALHGTRPHFWGEMPVSGMKTSRKLTTPHYTAYLKIAEGCDHSCSFCAIPQMRGGYRSRPLQDIIGEARQLVASGVRELILVAQDSTIWGHDLYGHPELPRLLYALQEIPDLVFVRIMYSYPTQITPQLVHAMRDLPVVAPYLDMPLQHAHPDLLQKMGRPFRRDKTERVIHMIRDAIPDITLRTTFIVGFPGETDEHFETLLQFIQTMQFDHVGVFTYSHEEGTRAEKLGDPVPESVKQRRRREAMLVQRKLVGSVRGRHIGRVMPLLIEETGDTVSVGRGATDAPGIDGVTYVKGRYAPGQVIPVRISGTREYDLTAEALM
- a CDS encoding D-alanyl-D-alanine carboxypeptidase family protein, producing the protein MLNFVSTLIAVGLTTRPAAYHHSIKSAVSRSISQPHVVSQQGPHITARGAILMDARTGAIMYEKDAFRQLDPASVTKMMTAILVIEHGHLSKTVTISRNAAYTVGSALHIAPGQKYTINDLLYGLLMRSGNDASVALAEADAGSVSKFVAQMNMKAQELGAFNTQFENPNGLTKPGHFSTAYDLALIARYAMTLPVFRKIVATREGQIMELRHKTKRILHNTNQLLYTFPDATGIKTGTTDAAGKCLVASATRNGQDLIAVVLHSQDRYADAKNLLVWGFEHWSTAEILRPGEEVARVLVRKGQSPTVPVQVTKPVWLSLPNQETYQIYVRPIALNAPVKRHQPAGFVSVVATGQPAYVTSLETMQADGVKTVRQSFGQWLRSRFSRGK